Genomic window (Streptosporangium brasiliense):
CAGGCCGGCGGTCATGGCCAGCGTGTAGGCCACCCCGAGCCACTGGATCATCGAGGTCCCGCCGCCGAGGTCGGCCTGCATCGTCGGGCCGGCGATGTTGGTGACGGTGGCGTCGAGGAGCTCCATCACGGAGCCGGCGAGGATCACGAAGAGCGCCGGCCAGCGCCACCTGTACGGCGCGGGCCCGGTGGCCTCCGCTGCCTCAACCGGGCGGATGTCGAGGGTGGTCATTGCTCCTCCAGAGCCTGTCGTTCGGGGGATGCGTGAACGCTGCGGGGGGTCGCGGGAAGGGGTTCCGCGATCGCGCGGGCCATTGAATGGAACTGTTCGTTCCGTTCCACAATAACAGAACGGAATGCTTCATTCCAGATTTCCCTGAGAGATGTCCGGACCTACCGGTCGGACGTCCCGCTCCGGATCCCCGCCGCGGTCACATGGACCACACTAGGGTTTTTGTAGGACATCTCCTGGCCTAGATGGCCAGCTCGCGGAGGATTTGTGGGACGGGTGTTCGAGGACTTCGAGGGCTTCGAGGACTTCGGGGACTCCTGGGGACTCCGAGGATTCCGAGGGTGAGGACGCCTGACGGTCCCGGCCGGGATGCGCCCGCGGGCACTCAGGGCCTCCCGCTTGCGGGTCGGGACGCTCGGGACCTCACACCTGCCGATCAACCGGGACAGTTGCCGGCCAGCCGGTCAGCCCATCAACCGGTCAGCCCATCAACCGGTCAGCCCATCAACCGGTCAGCCCATCAACCGGTCAGCCTGTCAGCGGTCAGTCGGTCAGTCGGTCAGTCGGGCAGTTCGGGAAGGGTCAGCCCCAACGCGGCCGCCAGGTCCACTGTTCTGCGGGGTGTCGAGCACTGCCTGGCCAGGCTGGTCTGGTCGAGCCGACCGTTACGGGCTTGGAACAGGCACTGCGCGGCGGGATGCCGTCGCAGCTCGTCCGTGGTGAGCTCGTCGGCGACGCGGTGCGCCGCGGCTACCAGGGCGGGGAACGACGACCGCAGATCCGCGGCCCACTTCTCGACCGTCTCCAGCCAGCCGCGTGTGGCGACGTCGGGCGCCGAGGAGAACCGCGCGATCGTCGCGGTCAGCTCCGACCAGGTGAATCCGTGCCAGGGCTTGGACTTCAGGACGGGCAGCTGCCACCGGCGCTTGACGATCGACCAGTGATCCGCGCGCGCCTCCACCGAGTGGACCGTGAATCCCGGAACGCACAGCGCGGTCAGGTTCCAGCCATGGCAGGCGCCGGTGTCCAGGCCGAAGACCCTGCCGTCGCGGATCATCGGCTCCCGCCCGGTCACATGGTGGCCGACGACGACCGGCTTGGCGTCGGTGTAGTGGTCGTGCCAGTGGCTGTCCGGGAACAGCGCGGCGAGCTCCCGTTCGCCGCTGGTCGAGCCGCAGAGGATTTCCTCTCTCTGCTCGGCCGGCGGAACTCCGGGCAGCATCGCGGCGTGGACGACGCGGACATGCTCGTTCTCGAAGAAGTACGGCAGCGTCCGCATCCAGCGGACCGTTTCGGCGTAGCGCTCGCCCAGCTGTAAGCGCGTGATCTCTTGCGCGTAGGAGAAGATCCCGCGCACGTGCTTGCGCTCGTGGTTGCCCATGACCACGACCGAGTTCGGGCGCTCGCGGAAGAACCTGACCACCTCGCCGGGCGCTGGACCGCGGTCGACCAGGTCGCCGACGCTGACCAGCAGGTCGTCCGGACGGAGATTCACTTCTTGGAGCAGTTCGAGCAGTTCGTCGAAGCAGCCGTGGATGTCGCCGATGATGACGGTACGCCGCACCCCGGTGAGCCTAGGCAGCCATCGGTCCGGCGGGCAAAGGATTATCCGGGGCGGCCTCCCCCCGGCCGGTGCGATCGCCGGCCGTCATCGACGTCGCCTGACATGAATGTCCGGGCTCCCGCCCACCGCCGCGGCACCGCGGCGGGCGGGTCACTTCGGGCGCAGCGAGGTGAGCAGCAGGTCGGCGAAGTGCTCTCCGATCTCGGCGCCGGACAGCGCCCCCTCCGGGCTGTACCAGGTGCCCAGGTGGTGGACCGAGCCGAAGAAGAAGTCGACGACCATCTCGGCCGGGGTGTCGCTCCTGGCTCCGCCGACAAGCGAGCCCGATCAGGCGCCAGCATACCTACCCATCGAGAGGGACTCATGCAAGGACGTTGGAGGAGAACGTCGGTCGTCGTAGTCGCGAGTGCGATCGCCGGGGGCGCTATCACCGGGCCGGTGTCCGCCGCCACGTCGGCGTCCGTCACGGCCGCGTCAGCGAGCTGCGGCAAGTCCGTGGCCTTCCCGAGCGGGGACACATGGAGCTTTTATCCGGTCCGCGAGATCACGTTCAAGGGCCGCACGCTGTGGCTGCGTAACGTGAGGCTTACCGACTACTCCTATGCCTACATCAAGAGCGGCTACCGCGCCGGTGACCTCGTCACGGTGCACCGCTCGAAAAACGGCGGAAAGACCTGGAAGAACTGCGGTCCGTTCGCACGGGACCACTCCAATCAACAGCCCAACTACCACGTGTGGATGCGCGCCTGCATCGGTGTGAGAGTCAGTGGCGCGCTCAGGAGTAAGTGCACGGGTTGGTATTACGACAAGGGCTGACACGTTCTCAAACAGCTATCTGGGGAGACTCGGCTTCTCCGTCCGCCCATACTCCCCTACGGCGACGTGGCCAGGATCGACGATCCTGGCCACGGGCTGAGACGGCTTCCGAGTTTGCCTGCTCTATCCGCGTACACGAAATTATTCACGGATTGATGTGGTAATAGCGACTCAATTAGCTTATGTATCGAATTTAGTGGAGGTCTTTACGAATAGGGCGAGTTTAAATTAGCCTTGCCGCTGGAGCCGTCACCTTCCACGGACCGAGCTGGAGTCCAGCGCCCTCATGACCCATCCGTCACCCACACCCACACCCTCGCCCACCTCCCAGCCGCCCCCCGCCGTCCGACCGGCTGCTCAGCGCCCCGGTGACCCCCAAGCGCCATCCTCCGCCGAGCCTTCCCCCAGCTCCATGCCCTCCCCGACCTCCACCCCGGCCCAAGGGGTGGACGGCGAGTATTCGGGGATCGACCCCGCTCTGATGGACGACTTCGAGCGGGGACTCGGCCGGGCACAGGACGCGCTCGGCCGGAACGAGCCGCAGATCCGCCGAGCCCTGCAGCAGTTCGATCTGGACACCTCGGGGCTGAGCGTCCTGCGCGAGATGCAGAGCTGGATCGGGACCAGCCGCCCCGACCTGCGGCGCCGTAGCGACGCGATCCGCGCCGAGCGCACGGAGTGGGGGGCCTCCTCCACCGTTCCCGGCGGGCTGGCCGCCTTCGACGAGGCGCTGTACGGCAAGGCCGCCCACGACCCCGACGTTTACGCCGCGGTCGCCCGGCTGGCCGGGACCGCCGAGAGCGGCGAGGTCGACGGGAAGACCCTGGCGGAGTTGGAGAAGCGGACGGGGAACGTGACGTTCGCCACCGCGCTGATGAACACGATGGGCGCGGCGACGTTCCGCGCGTTGATGACGGCGGCCGTGGGGCGCAAGGGCGACAAGAAGGCGGAGCGGCTGCAGGCCGCCCTCGGCAAGACGCTGGGTACGGCGAGCTCGCGGCTGAGCGCCGCCTGGCGCGACAAGCTCACTTCCGACCTCACCTCCGGGTGGGAGGAGCGGGAGTACCGCGCGATCGCGGTGGCACTGAAAAACGGCACTTTCAACACCGCCTTTCTGCTGGCGGTCGCCAAAAAGATCGACGCCTGGGATCGCACGCCGTATCCCCCCGGTACGAACTCGCTTGTCATGGTGCCTCTTATGGAGGCGCTCGCCCGTGATCCTGCGGCTGCTCAGGACTTCTTCGCGGGTGACCCAACCGCATTGAAGCACTTCCTGACCGAGTGGAACATGAGCGACGGAGGTGAGGCCTTGGGCAAGGCGCTGGAGGCCGCGATGCTCACCTTCCGCGATCACGACGGTTCACCGGAGAAGCCTTCGCGTGGTTACCTGTCGGCCAAGCTGGCCTCGGAGTTCATGCATCTGGAAGCGGAGCGGATCAAGGCAGGTGATTCCATCGAACCGTTCCTGAAGCCCGTCACCGTCGGCCACATCCTCGCTGGTTACATCAGAGACATCAACTACGTCACGCATAGAGGTCGCGGTCCCGTTACGCCCGGAGTCCGGGATGCTGACAATCCCGGTGCGTCCGGGCAGGACCCCTGGGGGGCGCAGTTCAACAAGGAGGAGCTGCACCGCGTGATGAAGGAGGCGTTCGCGGATTCCAAGGCATTCGCCCCCGTTCTGGCCGCTCAGACGGCGTTCACCGGCTGGCTTCTCGACCGGGGCGCTGCGGAGATGGCCGCCGGGCGAGGCGATGGAACACTCAGGGCCAGTGTGAAACAAATTGGAGGGGCGTTCGGCATGATCACCGACGCGGCGGGGTTGGCCAAGATCGAGGAGGGCAGGGAGCTGGATGAGGCACAGGAGCGGAATATGAAGCTCCTCACGGCCGCGGTCAACACCGGACTCGCCATCCCGCAGACGGGGGCTTGGCCGATCGTGGCGGGTGTCACGGGGGCGTGGAGCAGCCAGATCGAGGACCTGGCCAAGGGGGACGCGGAGACCAAAGCCCGTAGTGAAGCCAACGCCGCCGTCGACCAGACCCGTGCCCTCGTGCACGACCTCACCGCTCGGGCCATGCTTAAGCATGGAGTGTTTGGCCCGGCCGAGCCCGCCGCTGCGACCCACCCCTGGGCCTCGCTGGAAGACCTCAAAAAGGGAGACGATCCCCGCGACAATCCCAACAACTTCCTCAAGGAGGACGGTCGGACGCTTATGACCATGGACGAGATGATCGACAAAACGGCCACCAACAGCACCGACAAGTATCGGCGAGTCGAGGCATATGAGCGGTGGCTCTACCAGGGACCGTCGGGACGGCCCTGGCAGGACGTTGAAGACCGCCTGGATCAAGGCTTCTCCAACGGTTTCGCCCAGTACGGATCATGATGAGAAGACCGTTCGCCGCGGTGGTGGCGCTGGCCTGCACCCTGGCCGTGTCGACGGCCTGCCGAAATGAGGAGGTGAAGGTCGACCGCAGCCCTTTGCCGACGATGGCCACCCCTCCGTATCTCTGCGACCACATCCCGCTGAAGGCGGTGGAGTTGATGACAGGAGTGCGTGACCCGCTGGTCCGCGGTCACTTCGACCTCACGTATCCCGGAGATCTCGACGATGGAAGCTGCGTGATCTACCAGCGGGACGGCGAGCGGCGGAAGGTGCTGCTGATCGATCTCACTCCCGACGGATCCCCGGAGGAGATCAAAGAGCAACTTGAAGACGGCGCCTTGCCGTTGCCGG
Coding sequences:
- a CDS encoding metallophosphoesterase family protein, giving the protein MRRTVIIGDIHGCFDELLELLQEVNLRPDDLLVSVGDLVDRGPAPGEVVRFFRERPNSVVVMGNHERKHVRGIFSYAQEITRLQLGERYAETVRWMRTLPYFFENEHVRVVHAAMLPGVPPAEQREEILCGSTSGERELAALFPDSHWHDHYTDAKPVVVGHHVTGREPMIRDGRVFGLDTGACHGWNLTALCVPGFTVHSVEARADHWSIVKRRWQLPVLKSKPWHGFTWSELTATIARFSSAPDVATRGWLETVEKWAADLRSSFPALVAAAHRVADELTTDELRRHPAAQCLFQARNGRLDQTSLARQCSTPRRTVDLAAALGLTLPELPD